In the Bacillota bacterium LX-D genome, one interval contains:
- the ileS gene encoding isoleucine--tRNA ligase, which yields MEYDKTLNLPKTDFPMRGNLPQREPEVLKFWEEKNIYKMVQEANQGKPKFILHDGPPYANGDIHLGTTLNKVLKDIIVKFYSMSGYDAPYVPGWDTHGLPIEQQAIKNLKLNRHEIDPVEFRNRCAEYALKYVNIQRESFKRLGVRGEWDNPYLTLKPEYEAAQIGVFGEMATKGYIYKGLKPVYWCSDCETALAEAEVEYQDKRSASIYVKFAVKDAKGLFPEENSYVVIWTTTPWTIPANVAISLHPEYEYVLVKVGAENLLMAKELYAGVLEHCDLPKGEILQTFKGSDLERIVCRHPIFDRESLVILGDHVTLDAGTGCVHTAPGHGLEDYEVGRKYNLPIISPLDNKGRFTEEGAQFKGLSYKEANKAVAKELEERGALLKLSFIQHQYPHCWRCKHPVIFRATEQWFASIDGFREAALQAIKDVQWIPAWGEDRIHNMIAERSDWCISRQRTWGVPIPIFYCAECNEAIVNKDTIQHIQELFKQHGSNIWFAKEADELVPQGLKCPKCGHEHFRKEKDIMDVWFDSGSSHAAVLKNRQDLAWPADLYLEGSDQHRGWFNSSLSTAVATEGRAPYKRVLTHGYVVDEKGRKQSKSLGNGIDPLDVIKQMGADILRLWVASADYKRDVSASPKIMKQMTEAYRKIRNTCRFLLGNLYDFEPAMHQVNYDQLLEIDRWALLKLHKLIKKVTEAYQSYEFHVVYHSIHNFCVVDMSAFYLDIIKDRVYTAKPDSLERRAAQTVMYEIIMALVKLITPVLAFTSEEIWTYIPKSAESPISVQLAGWPEVNENYLDEKLESKWDKLIALREEVAKVLEVARQDKVLGNSLNAKVNLYLAKDWYDFLSPLENELAAIFIVSAVELRTFAEAPQEAVAAMELDGIKLLVSTAPGEKCERCWTYSTTVGQNAQHPTICTRCAEVINS from the coding sequence ATGGAATACGATAAGACCCTTAATTTACCTAAAACGGATTTCCCCATGAGGGGTAATTTGCCTCAGCGGGAGCCCGAGGTACTTAAGTTTTGGGAAGAAAAGAACATTTATAAAATGGTTCAGGAAGCAAATCAGGGAAAACCAAAATTTATTTTGCATGATGGACCTCCCTATGCCAACGGGGACATTCACTTAGGCACAACTTTAAATAAAGTCTTAAAAGATATTATTGTTAAGTTTTATTCCATGTCTGGCTATGATGCTCCCTATGTACCTGGTTGGGATACCCATGGACTTCCTATCGAACAGCAAGCAATTAAAAATTTAAAGCTTAACCGCCATGAAATTGATCCAGTTGAATTTCGTAATCGCTGTGCGGAATATGCCCTTAAGTATGTGAATATCCAAAGAGAATCCTTCAAACGCTTAGGCGTTAGGGGAGAATGGGATAACCCATACTTAACTTTAAAACCAGAGTACGAAGCAGCTCAAATAGGTGTCTTTGGTGAAATGGCAACTAAAGGCTACATTTATAAAGGATTAAAACCTGTTTACTGGTGTTCTGACTGTGAAACTGCTTTAGCTGAAGCTGAAGTTGAGTACCAAGATAAAAGATCAGCTTCTATTTATGTTAAATTTGCAGTTAAAGATGCTAAGGGTTTGTTCCCAGAGGAAAACAGCTATGTTGTTATTTGGACAACTACTCCTTGGACTATTCCTGCCAATGTGGCTATTTCACTGCACCCCGAATATGAATATGTTTTAGTTAAAGTTGGAGCGGAAAATTTACTAATGGCCAAGGAACTTTATGCAGGTGTGCTGGAACATTGCGATTTACCAAAGGGAGAAATTCTTCAAACCTTTAAGGGCAGTGATTTAGAAAGAATAGTTTGTCGTCACCCCATTTTTGACCGGGAGTCTTTAGTTATTTTGGGTGATCATGTAACTTTAGATGCGGGTACTGGTTGTGTGCATACAGCACCGGGACATGGTTTAGAAGACTATGAAGTTGGTCGTAAGTATAATTTACCTATTATTTCTCCTTTAGATAATAAAGGACGTTTTACGGAAGAAGGAGCCCAGTTTAAAGGTTTAAGCTACAAAGAAGCAAATAAAGCCGTGGCCAAAGAATTAGAAGAGCGGGGAGCGTTATTAAAACTCAGTTTTATTCAACACCAATATCCACATTGCTGGCGTTGTAAGCACCCTGTTATTTTCAGAGCTACTGAGCAATGGTTTGCCTCTATTGATGGCTTTAGAGAGGCAGCACTGCAGGCTATAAAGGATGTACAATGGATTCCTGCCTGGGGTGAAGATAGAATTCATAACATGATTGCCGAGCGCAGTGACTGGTGTATTTCCCGCCAAAGGACTTGGGGAGTTCCCATTCCTATTTTCTACTGCGCAGAATGTAATGAGGCGATTGTCAATAAAGATACTATTCAGCATATTCAAGAGCTATTTAAACAGCATGGTTCCAATATTTGGTTTGCCAAGGAAGCTGATGAATTAGTACCACAGGGTTTAAAATGTCCAAAATGCGGTCATGAACATTTCCGTAAGGAAAAAGATATTATGGATGTATGGTTTGACTCAGGTTCAAGCCATGCTGCCGTATTAAAAAATAGACAAGATTTAGCTTGGCCTGCAGATTTATACCTGGAAGGCAGCGACCAACACAGGGGCTGGTTTAACTCTTCTTTGTCTACAGCCGTTGCTACAGAGGGGCGTGCACCTTATAAAAGAGTATTAACCCATGGCTATGTAGTTGATGAAAAAGGACGGAAGCAATCTAAATCTTTAGGAAACGGAATTGATCCTTTGGATGTAATTAAACAAATGGGGGCGGATATTTTACGCTTGTGGGTAGCATCTGCTGACTATAAAAGAGATGTTTCAGCTTCACCTAAAATTATGAAGCAAATGACGGAAGCTTACCGCAAAATTAGAAATACTTGCCGTTTCTTATTAGGTAACCTGTATGACTTTGAACCTGCTATGCACCAGGTTAATTACGATCAATTATTAGAAATTGACCGGTGGGCATTGCTGAAGCTTCATAAATTAATTAAAAAAGTTACTGAAGCTTATCAGAGTTATGAGTTTCACGTTGTCTATCATAGTATCCACAACTTTTGTGTAGTAGATATGAGTGCTTTTTATTTAGATATTATTAAAGATAGAGTTTATACGGCAAAACCCGATTCCTTAGAGCGTAGAGCTGCCCAAACCGTCATGTATGAAATTATTATGGCCTTAGTTAAATTAATTACTCCTGTTTTAGCTTTCACTAGCGAAGAAATTTGGACCTATATTCCTAAGTCTGCTGAAAGCCCAATTAGTGTTCAGCTAGCCGGCTGGCCTGAAGTAAATGAAAATTATTTAGATGAAAAGTTAGAAAGTAAATGGGACAAATTAATTGCTCTACGTGAAGAAGTAGCCAAGGTTTTAGAAGTAGCACGACAGGATAAAGTATTAGGAAATTCTTTAAATGCTAAAGTTAATCTTTATTTAGCTAAGGATTGGTATGATTTCTTAAGTCCTTTAGAAAATGAATTAGCTGCAATATTTATTGTTTCAGCAGTAGAATTAAGAACTTTCGCAGAAGCTCCTCAAGAAGCTGTTGCAGCTATGGAACTAGACGGAATAAAGCTACTAGTTAGCACCGCTCCAGGGGAAAAATGTGAACGCTGCTGGACCTATAGCACTACTGTAGGTCAAAATGCCCAGCATCCCACTATTTGTACCCGCTGTGCTGAAGTGATTAACAGCTAG
- a CDS encoding glycine cleavage system protein H, giving the protein MDPTDRLYTKEQVWLLILDKEIAVGVTRTALQQCGKILYVDYPQEDQYVQLNEHIVVIEGELANIVVQSPVQGQITAVNEGLADSPELLKLDPYDLGWLVRIESDGKVVLDKECDK; this is encoded by the coding sequence TTGGACCCAACTGACCGTTTATACACGAAAGAACAAGTATGGCTGTTAATTTTAGATAAAGAAATTGCAGTTGGAGTTACCAGGACTGCTTTACAACAGTGCGGAAAAATTTTATATGTGGATTATCCTCAGGAAGACCAATATGTTCAATTAAATGAACATATTGTTGTGATCGAAGGGGAATTGGCTAACATTGTGGTGCAGAGCCCTGTGCAAGGGCAGATTACCGCTGTTAATGAAGGGCTAGCTGACAGCCCTGAACTGTTAAAGCTAGACCCATATGATCTAGGCTGGCTGGTCAGAATAGAATCTGACGGTAAAGTCGTCCTAGATAAGGAGTGTGATAAATAA
- a CDS encoding SurA N-terminal domain-containing protein, whose product MTGEGEKQKINPLTYLVMLMVLLGVVLAIVTFYTKQDVVARVNGEDITKEELYNYLVKESGQDALNTLIAEKITEQEANKQNIKITDQDIEKEMQKIYKSYGGQATFEQFAASNGYSMEDVKKDLVMSLKLQKLLGPQIKITEAEMKSYFAKNKDSFPKNANYADSKAEIKEALFNEKIQTEYYTWLQKKYQESKVENFLEKK is encoded by the coding sequence ATGACTGGGGAAGGGGAAAAACAAAAGATTAACCCTCTAACTTATCTTGTAATGCTCATGGTATTATTAGGGGTTGTGCTGGCCATTGTAACTTTTTATACCAAGCAAGATGTGGTTGCCAGAGTTAATGGGGAAGATATAACTAAGGAAGAGTTGTATAATTATCTTGTAAAAGAAAGTGGACAGGATGCATTGAATACTTTAATAGCCGAAAAAATTACTGAGCAGGAGGCTAATAAACAAAACATTAAGATTACGGACCAAGATATAGAAAAGGAAATGCAAAAAATATATAAAAGCTATGGAGGACAAGCAACATTTGAACAATTTGCTGCTTCAAATGGTTACTCCATGGAAGATGTAAAAAAAGACTTAGTCATGAGTCTAAAGTTGCAAAAGCTTCTTGGACCGCAAATTAAAATAACTGAAGCAGAAATGAAAAGTTATTTTGCCAAAAACAAAGACAGTTTCCCTAAAAATGCAAATTATGCAGATAGCAAGGCTGAAATTAAAGAGGCTTTGTTTAATGAAAAAATACAAACGGAATATTATACTTGGCTGCAAAAAAAATACCAAGAATCTAAGGTTGAGAATTTCCTTGAAAAAAAATAA
- a CDS encoding DUF3793 family protein, giving the protein MYSQNNDLTEFLVKIGATIIGVKPSELLNIEINNLDLTKKKITQYPYLEYKEIRLLKKLPRMQMLFYHRQSLEMILKKKYNLRFLQQLGYPQVFNLEKYVDILTWKLRSGVFPHEIGVFLGYPLKDVYGYMGKYPLKLVGTKGWRYYGNEKLSQLQYQKFVAARELFKKILNP; this is encoded by the coding sequence ATGTATAGCCAAAATAATGACTTAACTGAATTTTTAGTTAAAATCGGAGCTACAATAATTGGCGTAAAACCAAGTGAGCTTTTAAATATTGAAATCAATAATTTAGATTTAACTAAAAAAAAAATAACCCAATACCCTTATTTGGAATATAAGGAAATTAGGTTATTAAAAAAGCTGCCAAGGATGCAGATGCTCTTTTATCATCGACAGTCCTTAGAAATGATTTTGAAAAAAAAATATAACCTTCGCTTTTTACAACAGCTAGGCTATCCACAGGTATTTAACCTAGAAAAATATGTAGACATTCTCACCTGGAAGCTGCGCTCTGGTGTATTTCCTCATGAAATCGGAGTTTTCCTTGGTTACCCTCTTAAAGATGTTTATGGCTATATGGGCAAATATCCACTGAAGTTAGTAGGTACTAAAGGTTGGCGTTACTACGGAAACGAAAAACTATCCCAATTACAGTACCAAAAATTTGTGGCAGCCAGAGAGTTGTTTAAAAAAATTTTAAACCCTTAA
- a CDS encoding DUF5665 domain-containing protein has translation MLKQKKSTNLVALQSKTNELIKRMEKLNLAEYVEMLRDPKRLLWTNFLAGAARGIGMAVGFTLLGALVIYLLQRVVLLNLPGISNFLADIIRMVQEQS, from the coding sequence ATGCTGAAGCAAAAAAAATCGACTAACTTAGTTGCTTTACAAAGTAAAACCAATGAACTTATAAAGCGGATGGAGAAGCTAAATTTAGCCGAATATGTTGAAATGCTGAGGGATCCCAAAAGGCTCCTTTGGACTAATTTTTTGGCGGGAGCTGCTCGGGGAATAGGTATGGCAGTAGGTTTTACACTTTTGGGTGCTTTAGTAATTTACCTTTTACAACGTGTTGTTTTATTAAATTTGCCTGGCATAAGCAATTTTTTAGCAGATATTATTCGGATGGTACAAGAGCAAAGTTGA
- a CDS encoding TraR/DksA C4-type zinc finger protein — protein MDKNKLEIYKQRLEKMQKENEELINNMDERGLDLPLQDSISELSSYDNHPADLGSEVFEKSKDLALRENTLIQLQKIKDALQKINEGTYGRCSQCGQEIPEDRLEAIPESTLCLKCRKDYEGEGDRHPRPLEEDVVVPPFGGRTHDQSERELGDAEDDNAYDGEDAWQEVARYGSSDTLSDNPNTSNYPDIYPDSDEDIGFTEDVDHIPYEKGKDGVIYEDYGRQD, from the coding sequence ATGGATAAAAATAAATTAGAGATATACAAGCAGAGATTGGAAAAAATGCAAAAAGAAAATGAGGAACTAATTAATAATATGGATGAAAGGGGACTAGATCTGCCTTTGCAGGATAGTATCAGCGAACTATCATCTTATGATAATCATCCTGCTGATTTAGGCTCAGAAGTCTTTGAAAAAAGTAAGGATTTAGCTTTACGGGAGAATACATTAATTCAACTTCAAAAGATTAAGGATGCGCTGCAAAAAATTAACGAGGGCACCTATGGCAGGTGCAGTCAATGCGGCCAGGAAATACCTGAAGACAGGCTAGAAGCTATACCAGAATCTACTTTATGTCTAAAGTGCCGCAAGGATTATGAGGGCGAGGGAGATAGACATCCTAGGCCTCTTGAGGAGGATGTTGTTGTACCACCTTTCGGAGGGCGCACCCATGACCAATCAGAACGTGAACTTGGAGATGCAGAAGATGATAATGCGTATGATGGAGAAGACGCCTGGCAAGAAGTAGCTCGTTATGGTTCTTCCGATACACTTTCCGATAATCCTAATACCAGTAACTATCCAGATATTTATCCCGATAGTGATGAAGATATTGGATTTACAGAAGATGTGGATCATATTCCTTATGAAAAAGGTAAAGACGGCGTTATTTATGAAGACTATGGCAGGCAGGATTAA
- the lspA gene encoding signal peptidase II, translating into MLLFWIAGVILALDQITKYIVIRNMLPGQSIPVFPGIFHLTFVENPGGAFSLFANQTASFVVLGTIITALIIFVYFRLKPEQKLFKAALALEVGGALGNLIDRVRTGYVTDFFDFRIWPVFNIADMAIVLGVIILCWELLRRPEEKDTV; encoded by the coding sequence TTGTTGCTGTTTTGGATTGCAGGGGTAATTTTAGCCCTAGACCAAATAACAAAATATATTGTTATTAGAAATATGCTGCCTGGACAGTCAATACCTGTATTTCCCGGTATTTTTCATCTCACTTTTGTGGAAAACCCAGGTGGAGCTTTTAGTTTATTTGCCAATCAAACTGCTTCTTTTGTTGTCCTAGGCACAATTATTACTGCTCTGATTATTTTTGTTTATTTTCGCTTAAAACCTGAGCAAAAGCTTTTTAAGGCAGCTTTAGCTTTGGAAGTTGGAGGTGCCCTAGGCAATTTAATAGATCGGGTTAGGACAGGATATGTTACTGATTTTTTTGATTTTCGGATTTGGCCGGTATTTAATATAGCTGACATGGCCATAGTTTTAGGTGTAATTATTTTATGCTGGGAACTACTACGCAGGCCTGAGGAAAAAGACACTGTTTAA
- a CDS encoding RluA family pseudouridine synthase has product MEIVKFLATDLEQGRRLDHYLAENIADLSRSRIQSLIAEGQVKVNEQIVKANYKLRVGDHITLKIPDPQILKVVPENIPLDILYEDDDVVVVNKSQGMVVHPAPGNYSGTLVNALLYHCKNLSGINGILRPGIVHRIDKDTSGVLVVAKNDSAHQNLAVQIKDHTVRRIYLAIVHGVIKEQTGMIDAPIGRDPADRKKITVISRNSKDAITTYEVLERFADFTFLQLKLKTGRTHQIRVHMSYVKHPVLGDPLYGPQQNKLKVSLKGQALHAAKLGFIHPSTNEYMEFSAPLPVYFADILTRLREEKN; this is encoded by the coding sequence ATGGAAATAGTCAAATTTTTGGCGACAGACTTAGAACAGGGAAGACGCTTAGATCATTATTTAGCTGAAAACATAGCTGATTTATCCCGCTCTAGAATCCAAAGTTTAATTGCAGAAGGACAAGTTAAAGTTAATGAGCAGATTGTTAAAGCAAATTATAAGCTTAGAGTAGGGGACCATATAACTTTAAAGATACCTGACCCCCAAATTCTAAAAGTTGTTCCGGAAAATATCCCGCTAGATATTCTCTACGAAGATGATGATGTTGTGGTAGTTAATAAATCTCAGGGAATGGTTGTTCATCCTGCCCCAGGTAACTACTCGGGAACACTGGTTAATGCTTTGCTTTACCATTGCAAAAATTTATCGGGAATAAATGGAATACTGCGTCCTGGTATTGTCCATCGCATTGACAAAGATACTTCCGGTGTGTTGGTAGTTGCAAAAAACGATTCTGCCCATCAAAATTTAGCTGTCCAAATTAAAGATCATACTGTCCGGAGGATTTATTTGGCTATTGTTCATGGAGTAATTAAAGAACAAACTGGAATGATTGATGCTCCCATAGGCAGAGATCCTGCAGACAGGAAGAAAATAACTGTAATTTCTAGAAACAGCAAGGACGCTATAACAACTTATGAAGTTCTAGAAAGGTTTGCAGATTTTACATTTTTGCAATTAAAACTGAAAACAGGGAGAACACATCAAATTAGGGTACATATGTCTTATGTAAAACATCCTGTTCTAGGCGACCCTCTTTATGGACCACAGCAGAATAAACTGAAAGTTAGTTTAAAGGGCCAAGCGCTACATGCAGCAAAACTAGGCTTCATCCATCCTAGTACCAATGAATACATGGAATTTTCTGCACCATTACCTGTATATTTTGCTGATATTTTGACTAGACTGCGTGAGGAGAAGAATTAA
- a CDS encoding YkgJ family cysteine cluster protein, which yields MSIKVLPKNFSKGIGYDLQVANEDATVQDYLDAINQYILEGNFTRLRQQVKQCEGCEGCCAERIPLTIIDLYNLQKALELGQGELPMDKIISKYTYVQAEGPVVDIALGQNSAGNCLFLDPKEKRCTIYGNRPLVCQTYICAPASPRAQKLREKIVNMGEDQLVKWCLENIPQDRLFHEAWEPRVRIEDWENTPFADKKNYSEVPLKNICPPKFWQALKG from the coding sequence ATGAGCATTAAAGTATTGCCAAAAAATTTTTCCAAAGGAATAGGATATGACTTACAAGTAGCAAATGAAGATGCCACTGTCCAAGATTATTTAGATGCAATTAACCAATATATTCTTGAAGGCAATTTTACACGGTTGCGTCAGCAAGTAAAACAGTGCGAGGGCTGTGAGGGTTGTTGTGCTGAGAGAATTCCGCTGACTATAATCGATTTGTATAATTTACAAAAAGCTTTAGAGCTTGGCCAAGGGGAATTACCCATGGATAAGATTATCAGTAAATACACTTATGTCCAAGCCGAGGGGCCGGTTGTAGACATTGCACTGGGACAAAACAGTGCTGGAAATTGTTTGTTTTTAGATCCTAAAGAAAAAAGATGCACCATTTATGGCAATAGGCCTTTAGTATGCCAAACTTATATTTGTGCTCCTGCAAGTCCGAGAGCTCAAAAGCTTCGGGAAAAAATAGTAAATATGGGCGAAGATCAGTTGGTGAAATGGTGTCTGGAAAATATTCCCCAAGACAGATTGTTTCATGAAGCCTGGGAACCAAGGGTGAGGATAGAGGATTGGGAAAATACACCTTTTGCAGATAAAAAGAATTACTCTGAAGTTCCTTTGAAAAATATATGCCCACCAAAATTCTGGCAGGCATTAAAGGGTTAA
- a CDS encoding AAA family ATPase has product MEKYFQKGEQILLKPQSEFYNGIYPTEILALEGNLLTISQPYDSGKIVIIGIGTKVTIIIADGSCLTAEVIERKHGKNAHLVLLLPRVLNTNSRLKLKGPRVISVTSGKGGVGKTNLCVNLAISLARKGLRTFIIDADLGTANTNILFNIKSRYNLEHLLSLEMDIFDIIVEGPEGIFLVPGNSGSKTLANLSNAQILKLIAKFQKIENLADVIIIDTSAGIGHNVINFVLASDEVILITTPEPTALTDAYALVKVLSIHDQNLPIKLVINHADNRREARKAAQHLLHVIDKFLPIKVDNLGYILEDKAVIRAIKHYTSHVIYSPNAPSSQCIEAIAQKLVPVAEGTLNKSFFDYVKKMFIRQNLAQ; this is encoded by the coding sequence ATGGAAAAGTACTTTCAAAAAGGCGAACAAATTTTACTGAAACCTCAGTCAGAATTCTATAATGGAATTTATCCCACAGAAATATTAGCTTTAGAAGGAAACCTTTTAACCATCAGCCAACCCTATGATTCAGGTAAAATCGTTATTATTGGGATTGGAACTAAAGTAACAATTATTATCGCCGATGGCTCCTGCCTTACAGCTGAAGTTATCGAAAGAAAGCATGGTAAAAATGCTCACCTAGTACTCCTTTTGCCACGAGTATTAAATACAAATTCTAGGTTAAAACTAAAAGGACCAAGAGTAATTTCTGTGACCAGCGGCAAAGGGGGAGTAGGTAAAACGAATCTTTGTGTCAATTTAGCAATCAGCTTAGCTCGCAAAGGATTGCGCACTTTTATTATTGATGCGGATTTAGGTACAGCAAATACAAATATTCTGTTTAACATTAAGTCTCGCTATAATCTAGAGCATCTATTAAGCTTAGAAATGGATATTTTTGATATTATAGTTGAAGGCCCAGAAGGAATTTTTTTAGTACCGGGAAACTCGGGATCAAAAACATTAGCTAATTTAAGCAATGCCCAGATTTTAAAACTAATTGCCAAATTTCAAAAAATAGAAAACCTGGCTGATGTTATTATCATAGATACCAGTGCCGGAATAGGTCATAATGTAATTAATTTTGTCCTAGCCTCAGATGAAGTTATTTTAATAACTACTCCTGAACCTACTGCCTTAACAGACGCTTATGCCTTAGTCAAGGTTCTATCCATACATGATCAAAATCTACCTATTAAACTTGTTATTAACCATGCTGACAATCGGAGAGAAGCTAGAAAAGCAGCCCAGCACCTTCTCCATGTTATAGACAAGTTTTTGCCAATTAAAGTCGATAATTTAGGTTACATTTTAGAGGACAAGGCAGTAATTCGTGCCATTAAGCATTATACTTCCCATGTAATCTACAGTCCTAATGCTCCTTCCTCCCAGTGCATTGAGGCCATAGCTCAAAAGCTTGTACCCGTAGCAGAAGGAACATTAAATAAATCATTTTTTGACTATGTTAAAAAGATGTTTATTAGACAAAACTTAGCTCAATAA